A stretch of Lutra lutra chromosome 9, mLutLut1.2, whole genome shotgun sequence DNA encodes these proteins:
- the FBXO11 gene encoding F-box only protein 11 isoform X1, translated as MNSVRAANRRPRRVSRPRPVQQQQQQPPQQPPPQPPQQQPQQQPPPPPQQQQPPPPPPPPPPLPQERNNAGERDDDVPADMVAEESGPGAQNSPYQLRRKTLLPKRTACPTKSSMEGASTSATENFGHRAKRARVSGKSQDLSAPAEQYLQEKLPDEVVLKIFSYLLEQDLCRAACVCKRFSELANDPILWKRLYMEVFEYTRPMMHPEPGKFYQINPEEYEHPNPWKESFQQLYKGAHVKPGFAEHFYSNPARYKGRENMLYYDTIEDALGGVQEAHFDGLIFVHSGIYTDEWIYIESPITMIGAAPGKVADKVIIENTRDSTFVFMEGSEDAYVGYMTIRFNPDDKSAQHHNAHHCLEITVNCSPIIDHCIIRSTCTVGSAVCVSGQGACPTIKHCNISDCENVGLYITDHAQGIYEDNEISNNALAGIWVKNHGNPIIRRNHIHHGRDVGVFTFDHGMGYFESCNIHRNRIAGFEVKAYANPTVVRCEIHHGQTGGIYVHEKGRGQFIENKIYANNFAGVWITSNSDPTIRGNSIFNGNQGGVYIFGDGRGLIEGNDIYGNALAGIQIRTNSCPIVRHNKIHDGQHGGIYVHEKGQGVIEENEVYSNTLAGVWVTTGSTPVLRRNRIHSGKQVGVYFYDNGHGVLEDNDIYNHMYSGVQIRTGSNPKIRRNKIWGGQNGGILVYNSGLGCIEDNEIFDNAMAGVWIKTDSNPTLRRNKIHDGRDGGICIFNGGRGLLEENDIFRNAQAGVLISTNSHPVLRKNRIFDGFAAGIEITNHATATLEGNQIFNNRFGGLFLASGVNVTMKDNKIMNNQDAIEKAVSRGQCLYKISSYTSYPMHDFYRCHTCNTTDRNAICVNCIKKCHQGHDVEFIRHDRYVAHLLALLPTYAPPPLTFLIFGFSFCFRFFCDCGAGTLSNPCTLAGEPTHDTDTLYDSAPPIESNTLQHN; from the exons ATGATGATGTACCTGCAGATATGGTTGCTGAAGAATCAGGTCCTGGTGCACAAAATAGTCCATACCAACTTCGTAGAAAAACTCTTTTGCCAAAAAGAACAGCGTGTCCTACAAAGAGCAGTATGGAG ggTGCCTCAACTTCAGCTACAGAAAACTTTGGTCATCGTGCAAAACGCGCAAGAGTATCCGGAAAATCACAAGATCTGTCAG CACCCGCTGAACAGTATCTTCAGGAGAAACTACCAGATGAAGTGGTTCTAAAAATCTTCTCTTACTTGCTGGAACAGGATCTTTGTAGAGCAGCTTGTGTGTGTAAACGCTTCAGTGAGCTCGCTAATGATCCAATTTTGTG GAAACGATTATACATGGAAGTTTTTGAATATACTCGCCCTATGATGCATCCTGAACCTGGCAAATTCTACCAGATTAATCCAGAAGAATATGAACACCCAAATCCCTGGAAAGAGAGTTTCCAGCAGTTG taTAAAGGTGCACATGTAAAGCCAGGATTTGCTGAACATTTCTACAGTAATCCTGCAAgatataaaggaagagaaaatatgttg tattatGATACAATTGAAGATGCCCTTGGTGGGGTACAAGAAGCTCATTTTGATGGACTTATCTTTGTTCATTCTGGAATATacactgatgaatggatatatatTGAATCTCCAATCACCATGATTGGTGCAG CACCTGGAAAAGTAGCAGATAAAGTTATTATTGAAAACACTAGAGATTCAACCTTCGTCTTTATGGAAGGTTCTGAGGATGCTTATGTTGGATATATGACAATAAGG TTTAATCCTGATGACAAATCTGCTCAACACCATAATGCACACCACTGCTTAGAGATTACAGTAAACTGTAGCCCTATTATTGATCACTGTATTATCCGAAGTACATGTACAG TTGGCTCTGCAGTATGTGTTAGTGGTCAAGGAGCATGTCCCACTATCAAACACTGTAACATCAGTGACTGTGAAAATGTTGGACTTTATATAACAGATCATGCACag GGAATATATGAGGATAATGAAATTTCCAATAATGCTTTAGCTGGGATTTGggttaaaaatcatggaaacccAATTATTAGACGGAATCATATCCATCACGGACGTGATGTTGGTGTGTTCACGTTTGATCATGGCATG ggTTACTTTGAAAGTTGCAACATACACAGAAACAGAATAGCAGGCTTTGAAGTAAAAGCCTATGCTAACCCCACAGTGGTTCGATGTGAAATTCATCATGGGCAGACTGGAGGAATATATGTGCATGAAAAAGGAAGAGGACAATTCATAGAGAATAAAATCTATGCAAACAACTTTGCAGGTGTATGGATTACCTCAAATAGTGACCCAACAATAAG GGGGAATTCTATATTTAATGGAAATCAAGGGGGAGTTTATATCTTTGGTGATGGACGAGGCCTTATTGAAGGAAATGACATTTATG gcaatGCATTAGCAGGAATTCAGATTAGGACAAACAGTTGTCCAATTGTTCGACATAACAAAATTCATGATGGCCAACATGGTGGGATTTATGTG caTGAGAAAGGACAAGGCGTAATAGAAGAGAATGAAGTTTATAGTAATACTCTGGCTGGGGTCTGGGTGACAACGGGCAGCACTCCAGTACTGAGAAGAAACAGGATACATAGTGGAAAGCAG gttggtgtttatttttatgacaatGGACATGGAGTGCTAGAGGACAATGATATCTATAATCATATGTATTCAGGGGTTCAGATAAG GACTGGAAGCAACCCCAAAATAAGACGCAACAAAATCTGGGGAGGACAAAATGGTGGAATTCTTGTTTATAATTCTG GTCTAGGCTGTAtagaagacaatgaaatatttGACAATGCAATGGCTGGAGTCTGGATTAAGACAGATAGTAATCCTAcactaagaagaaataaaatccatgatGGAAGAGATGGTGGCATCTGTATATTTAATGGGGGTCGAG gtCTCCttgaagaaaatgatattttcagGAATGCTCAAGCAGGTGTTCTCATCAGCACTAATAGTCATCCAGTcttaaggaaaaacagaatatttgatGGCTTTGCTGCag GTATTGAAATTACAAATCATGCAACTGCAACACTAGAAGGCAATCAGATTTTTAACAACCGGTTTGGAGGCTTATTTTTAGCATCTGGTGTTAATGTGACAATGAAAG ATAACAAAATAATGAACAATCAAGACGCCATAGAAAAGGCTGTTAGTAGAGGccaatgtttatataaaatatcaagtTATACCAGCTATCCCATGCATGATTTCTACAG ATGTCACACTTGTAACACCACAGATCGAAATGCCATATGTGTGAACTGCATTAAGAAGTGCCATCAGGGACATGATGTAGAATTTATTAGACATGATAGGTATGTAGCACACTTGCTTGCTCTGTTACCCACTTATGCGCCCCCCCCCCTCACTTTCCTAatttttgggttttcattttgctttaggTTTTTCTGTGACTGTGGTGCTGGAACACTGTCTAATCCTTGTACATTAGCTGGTGAGCCTACACATGATACAGATACACTATATGACTCTGCTCCACCTATAGAATCTAATACATTGCAGCACAACTGA
- the FBXO11 gene encoding F-box only protein 11 isoform X4, protein MNSVRAANRRPRRVSRPRPVQQQQQQPPQQPPPQPPQQQPQQQPPPPPQQQQPPPPPPPPPPLPQERNNAGERDDDVPADMVAEESGPGAQNSPYQLRRKTLLPKRTACPTKSSMEGASTSATENFGHRAKRARVSGKSQDLSAAPAEQYLQEKLPDEVVLKIFSYLLEQDLCRAACVCKRFSELANDPILWKRLYMEVFEYTRPMMHPEPGKFYQINPEEYEHPNPWKESFQQLYKGAHVKPGFAEHFYSNPARYKGRENMLYYDTIEDALGGVQEAHFDGLIFVHSGIYTDEWIYIESPITMIGAAPGKVADKVIIENTRDSTFVFMEGSEDAYVGYMTIRFNPDDKSAQHHNAHHCLEITVNCSPIIDHCIIRSTCTVGSAVCVSGQGACPTIKHCNISDCENVGLYITDHAQGIYEDNEISNNALAGIWVKNHGNPIIRRNHIHHGRDVGVFTFDHGMGYFESCNIHRNRIAGFEVKAYANPTVVRCEIHHGQTGGIYVHEKGRGQFIENKIYANNFAGVWITSNSDPTIRGNSIFNGNQGGVYIFGDGRGLIEGNDIYGNALAGIQIRTNSCPIVRHNKIHDGQHGGIYVHEKGQGVIEENEVYSNTLAGVWVTTGSTPVLRRNRIHSGKQVGVYFYDNGHGVLEDNDIYNHMYSGVQIRTGSNPKIRRNKIWGGQNGGILVYNSGLGCIEDNEIFDNAMAGVWIKTDSNPTLRRNKIHDGRDGGICIFNGGRGLLEENDIFRNAQAGVLISTNSHPVLRKNRIFDGFAAGIEITNHATATLEGNQIFNNRFGGLFLASGVNVTMKDNKIMNNQDAIEKAVSRGQCLYKISSYTSYPMHDFYRCHTCNTTDRNAICVNCIKKCHQGHDVEFIRHDRYVAHLLALLPTYAPPPLTFLIFGFSFCFRFFCDCGAGTLSNPCTLAGEPTHDTDTLYDSAPPIESNTLQHN, encoded by the exons ATGATGATGTACCTGCAGATATGGTTGCTGAAGAATCAGGTCCTGGTGCACAAAATAGTCCATACCAACTTCGTAGAAAAACTCTTTTGCCAAAAAGAACAGCGTGTCCTACAAAGAGCAGTATGGAG ggTGCCTCAACTTCAGCTACAGAAAACTTTGGTCATCGTGCAAAACGCGCAAGAGTATCCGGAAAATCACAAGATCTGTCAG CAGCACCCGCTGAACAGTATCTTCAGGAGAAACTACCAGATGAAGTGGTTCTAAAAATCTTCTCTTACTTGCTGGAACAGGATCTTTGTAGAGCAGCTTGTGTGTGTAAACGCTTCAGTGAGCTCGCTAATGATCCAATTTTGTG GAAACGATTATACATGGAAGTTTTTGAATATACTCGCCCTATGATGCATCCTGAACCTGGCAAATTCTACCAGATTAATCCAGAAGAATATGAACACCCAAATCCCTGGAAAGAGAGTTTCCAGCAGTTG taTAAAGGTGCACATGTAAAGCCAGGATTTGCTGAACATTTCTACAGTAATCCTGCAAgatataaaggaagagaaaatatgttg tattatGATACAATTGAAGATGCCCTTGGTGGGGTACAAGAAGCTCATTTTGATGGACTTATCTTTGTTCATTCTGGAATATacactgatgaatggatatatatTGAATCTCCAATCACCATGATTGGTGCAG CACCTGGAAAAGTAGCAGATAAAGTTATTATTGAAAACACTAGAGATTCAACCTTCGTCTTTATGGAAGGTTCTGAGGATGCTTATGTTGGATATATGACAATAAGG TTTAATCCTGATGACAAATCTGCTCAACACCATAATGCACACCACTGCTTAGAGATTACAGTAAACTGTAGCCCTATTATTGATCACTGTATTATCCGAAGTACATGTACAG TTGGCTCTGCAGTATGTGTTAGTGGTCAAGGAGCATGTCCCACTATCAAACACTGTAACATCAGTGACTGTGAAAATGTTGGACTTTATATAACAGATCATGCACag GGAATATATGAGGATAATGAAATTTCCAATAATGCTTTAGCTGGGATTTGggttaaaaatcatggaaacccAATTATTAGACGGAATCATATCCATCACGGACGTGATGTTGGTGTGTTCACGTTTGATCATGGCATG ggTTACTTTGAAAGTTGCAACATACACAGAAACAGAATAGCAGGCTTTGAAGTAAAAGCCTATGCTAACCCCACAGTGGTTCGATGTGAAATTCATCATGGGCAGACTGGAGGAATATATGTGCATGAAAAAGGAAGAGGACAATTCATAGAGAATAAAATCTATGCAAACAACTTTGCAGGTGTATGGATTACCTCAAATAGTGACCCAACAATAAG GGGGAATTCTATATTTAATGGAAATCAAGGGGGAGTTTATATCTTTGGTGATGGACGAGGCCTTATTGAAGGAAATGACATTTATG gcaatGCATTAGCAGGAATTCAGATTAGGACAAACAGTTGTCCAATTGTTCGACATAACAAAATTCATGATGGCCAACATGGTGGGATTTATGTG caTGAGAAAGGACAAGGCGTAATAGAAGAGAATGAAGTTTATAGTAATACTCTGGCTGGGGTCTGGGTGACAACGGGCAGCACTCCAGTACTGAGAAGAAACAGGATACATAGTGGAAAGCAG gttggtgtttatttttatgacaatGGACATGGAGTGCTAGAGGACAATGATATCTATAATCATATGTATTCAGGGGTTCAGATAAG GACTGGAAGCAACCCCAAAATAAGACGCAACAAAATCTGGGGAGGACAAAATGGTGGAATTCTTGTTTATAATTCTG GTCTAGGCTGTAtagaagacaatgaaatatttGACAATGCAATGGCTGGAGTCTGGATTAAGACAGATAGTAATCCTAcactaagaagaaataaaatccatgatGGAAGAGATGGTGGCATCTGTATATTTAATGGGGGTCGAG gtCTCCttgaagaaaatgatattttcagGAATGCTCAAGCAGGTGTTCTCATCAGCACTAATAGTCATCCAGTcttaaggaaaaacagaatatttgatGGCTTTGCTGCag GTATTGAAATTACAAATCATGCAACTGCAACACTAGAAGGCAATCAGATTTTTAACAACCGGTTTGGAGGCTTATTTTTAGCATCTGGTGTTAATGTGACAATGAAAG ATAACAAAATAATGAACAATCAAGACGCCATAGAAAAGGCTGTTAGTAGAGGccaatgtttatataaaatatcaagtTATACCAGCTATCCCATGCATGATTTCTACAG ATGTCACACTTGTAACACCACAGATCGAAATGCCATATGTGTGAACTGCATTAAGAAGTGCCATCAGGGACATGATGTAGAATTTATTAGACATGATAGGTATGTAGCACACTTGCTTGCTCTGTTACCCACTTATGCGCCCCCCCCCCTCACTTTCCTAatttttgggttttcattttgctttaggTTTTTCTGTGACTGTGGTGCTGGAACACTGTCTAATCCTTGTACATTAGCTGGTGAGCCTACACATGATACAGATACACTATATGACTCTGCTCCACCTATAGAATCTAATACATTGCAGCACAACTGA
- the FBXO11 gene encoding F-box only protein 11 isoform X3, translating to MNSVRAANRRPRRVSRPRPVQQQQQQPPQQPPPQPPQQQPQQQPPPPPQQQQPPPPPPPPPPLPQERNNAGERDDDVPADMVAEESGPGAQNSPYQLRRKTLLPKRTACPTKSSMEGASTSATENFGHRAKRARVSGKSQDLSAAPAEQYLQEKLPDEVVLKIFSYLLEQDLCRAACVCKRFSELANDPILWKRLYMEVFEYTRPMMHPEPGKFYQINPEEYEHPNPWKESFQQLYKGAHVKPGFAEHFYSNPARYKGRENMLYYDTIEDALGGVQEAHFDGLIFVHSGIYTDEWIYIESPITMIGAAPGKVADKVIIENTRDSTFVFMEGSEDAYVGYMTIRFNPDDKSAQHHNAHHCLEITVNCSPIIDHCIIRSTCTVGSAVCVSGQGACPTIKHCNISDCENVGLYITDHAQGIYEDNEISNNALAGIWVKNHGNPIIRRNHIHHGRDVGVFTFDHGMGYFESCNIHRNRIAGFEVKAYANPTVVRCEIHHGQTGGIYVHEKGRGQFIENKIYANNFAGVWITSNSDPTIRGNSIFNGNQGGVYIFGDGRGLIEGNDIYGNALAGIQIRTNSCPIVRHNKIHDGQHGGIYVHEKGQGVIEENEVYSNTLAGVWVTTGSTPVLRRNRIHSGKQVGVYFYDNGHGVLEDNDIYNHMYSGVQIRTGSNPKIRRNKIWGGQNGGILVYNSGLGCIEDNEIFDNAMAGVWIKTDSNPTLRRNKIHDGRDGGICIFNGGRGLLEENDIFRNAQAGVLISTNSHPVLRKNRIFDGFAAGIEITNHATATLEGNQIFNNRFGGLFLASGVNVTMKDNKIMNNQDAIEKAVSRGQCLYKISSYTSYPMHDFYRCHTCNTTDRNAICVNCIKKCHQGHDVEFIRHDRFFCDCGAGTLSNPCTLAGEPTHDTDTLYDSAPPIESNTLQHN from the exons ATGATGATGTACCTGCAGATATGGTTGCTGAAGAATCAGGTCCTGGTGCACAAAATAGTCCATACCAACTTCGTAGAAAAACTCTTTTGCCAAAAAGAACAGCGTGTCCTACAAAGAGCAGTATGGAG ggTGCCTCAACTTCAGCTACAGAAAACTTTGGTCATCGTGCAAAACGCGCAAGAGTATCCGGAAAATCACAAGATCTGTCAG CAGCACCCGCTGAACAGTATCTTCAGGAGAAACTACCAGATGAAGTGGTTCTAAAAATCTTCTCTTACTTGCTGGAACAGGATCTTTGTAGAGCAGCTTGTGTGTGTAAACGCTTCAGTGAGCTCGCTAATGATCCAATTTTGTG GAAACGATTATACATGGAAGTTTTTGAATATACTCGCCCTATGATGCATCCTGAACCTGGCAAATTCTACCAGATTAATCCAGAAGAATATGAACACCCAAATCCCTGGAAAGAGAGTTTCCAGCAGTTG taTAAAGGTGCACATGTAAAGCCAGGATTTGCTGAACATTTCTACAGTAATCCTGCAAgatataaaggaagagaaaatatgttg tattatGATACAATTGAAGATGCCCTTGGTGGGGTACAAGAAGCTCATTTTGATGGACTTATCTTTGTTCATTCTGGAATATacactgatgaatggatatatatTGAATCTCCAATCACCATGATTGGTGCAG CACCTGGAAAAGTAGCAGATAAAGTTATTATTGAAAACACTAGAGATTCAACCTTCGTCTTTATGGAAGGTTCTGAGGATGCTTATGTTGGATATATGACAATAAGG TTTAATCCTGATGACAAATCTGCTCAACACCATAATGCACACCACTGCTTAGAGATTACAGTAAACTGTAGCCCTATTATTGATCACTGTATTATCCGAAGTACATGTACAG TTGGCTCTGCAGTATGTGTTAGTGGTCAAGGAGCATGTCCCACTATCAAACACTGTAACATCAGTGACTGTGAAAATGTTGGACTTTATATAACAGATCATGCACag GGAATATATGAGGATAATGAAATTTCCAATAATGCTTTAGCTGGGATTTGggttaaaaatcatggaaacccAATTATTAGACGGAATCATATCCATCACGGACGTGATGTTGGTGTGTTCACGTTTGATCATGGCATG ggTTACTTTGAAAGTTGCAACATACACAGAAACAGAATAGCAGGCTTTGAAGTAAAAGCCTATGCTAACCCCACAGTGGTTCGATGTGAAATTCATCATGGGCAGACTGGAGGAATATATGTGCATGAAAAAGGAAGAGGACAATTCATAGAGAATAAAATCTATGCAAACAACTTTGCAGGTGTATGGATTACCTCAAATAGTGACCCAACAATAAG GGGGAATTCTATATTTAATGGAAATCAAGGGGGAGTTTATATCTTTGGTGATGGACGAGGCCTTATTGAAGGAAATGACATTTATG gcaatGCATTAGCAGGAATTCAGATTAGGACAAACAGTTGTCCAATTGTTCGACATAACAAAATTCATGATGGCCAACATGGTGGGATTTATGTG caTGAGAAAGGACAAGGCGTAATAGAAGAGAATGAAGTTTATAGTAATACTCTGGCTGGGGTCTGGGTGACAACGGGCAGCACTCCAGTACTGAGAAGAAACAGGATACATAGTGGAAAGCAG gttggtgtttatttttatgacaatGGACATGGAGTGCTAGAGGACAATGATATCTATAATCATATGTATTCAGGGGTTCAGATAAG GACTGGAAGCAACCCCAAAATAAGACGCAACAAAATCTGGGGAGGACAAAATGGTGGAATTCTTGTTTATAATTCTG GTCTAGGCTGTAtagaagacaatgaaatatttGACAATGCAATGGCTGGAGTCTGGATTAAGACAGATAGTAATCCTAcactaagaagaaataaaatccatgatGGAAGAGATGGTGGCATCTGTATATTTAATGGGGGTCGAG gtCTCCttgaagaaaatgatattttcagGAATGCTCAAGCAGGTGTTCTCATCAGCACTAATAGTCATCCAGTcttaaggaaaaacagaatatttgatGGCTTTGCTGCag GTATTGAAATTACAAATCATGCAACTGCAACACTAGAAGGCAATCAGATTTTTAACAACCGGTTTGGAGGCTTATTTTTAGCATCTGGTGTTAATGTGACAATGAAAG ATAACAAAATAATGAACAATCAAGACGCCATAGAAAAGGCTGTTAGTAGAGGccaatgtttatataaaatatcaagtTATACCAGCTATCCCATGCATGATTTCTACAG ATGTCACACTTGTAACACCACAGATCGAAATGCCATATGTGTGAACTGCATTAAGAAGTGCCATCAGGGACATGATGTAGAATTTATTAGACATGATAG gTTTTTCTGTGACTGTGGTGCTGGAACACTGTCTAATCCTTGTACATTAGCTGGTGAGCCTACACATGATACAGATACACTATATGACTCTGCTCCACCTATAGAATCTAATACATTGCAGCACAACTGA
- the FBXO11 gene encoding F-box only protein 11 isoform X2, whose amino-acid sequence MNSVRAANRRPRRVSRPRPVQQQQQQPPQQPPPQPPQQQPQQQPPPPPQQQQPPPPPPPPPPLPQERNNAGERDMVAEESGPGAQNSPYQLRRKTLLPKRTACPTKSSMEGASTSATENFGHRAKRARVSGKSQDLSAAPAEQYLQEKLPDEVVLKIFSYLLEQDLCRAACVCKRFSELANDPILWKRLYMEVFEYTRPMMHPEPGKFYQINPEEYEHPNPWKESFQQLYKGAHVKPGFAEHFYSNPARYKGRENMLYYDTIEDALGGVQEAHFDGLIFVHSGIYTDEWIYIESPITMIGAAPGKVADKVIIENTRDSTFVFMEGSEDAYVGYMTIRFNPDDKSAQHHNAHHCLEITVNCSPIIDHCIIRSTCTVGSAVCVSGQGACPTIKHCNISDCENVGLYITDHAQGIYEDNEISNNALAGIWVKNHGNPIIRRNHIHHGRDVGVFTFDHGMGYFESCNIHRNRIAGFEVKAYANPTVVRCEIHHGQTGGIYVHEKGRGQFIENKIYANNFAGVWITSNSDPTIRGNSIFNGNQGGVYIFGDGRGLIEGNDIYGNALAGIQIRTNSCPIVRHNKIHDGQHGGIYVHEKGQGVIEENEVYSNTLAGVWVTTGSTPVLRRNRIHSGKQVGVYFYDNGHGVLEDNDIYNHMYSGVQIRTGSNPKIRRNKIWGGQNGGILVYNSGLGCIEDNEIFDNAMAGVWIKTDSNPTLRRNKIHDGRDGGICIFNGGRGLLEENDIFRNAQAGVLISTNSHPVLRKNRIFDGFAAGIEITNHATATLEGNQIFNNRFGGLFLASGVNVTMKDNKIMNNQDAIEKAVSRGQCLYKISSYTSYPMHDFYRCHTCNTTDRNAICVNCIKKCHQGHDVEFIRHDRYVAHLLALLPTYAPPPLTFLIFGFSFCFRFFCDCGAGTLSNPCTLAGEPTHDTDTLYDSAPPIESNTLQHN is encoded by the exons ATATGGTTGCTGAAGAATCAGGTCCTGGTGCACAAAATAGTCCATACCAACTTCGTAGAAAAACTCTTTTGCCAAAAAGAACAGCGTGTCCTACAAAGAGCAGTATGGAG ggTGCCTCAACTTCAGCTACAGAAAACTTTGGTCATCGTGCAAAACGCGCAAGAGTATCCGGAAAATCACAAGATCTGTCAG CAGCACCCGCTGAACAGTATCTTCAGGAGAAACTACCAGATGAAGTGGTTCTAAAAATCTTCTCTTACTTGCTGGAACAGGATCTTTGTAGAGCAGCTTGTGTGTGTAAACGCTTCAGTGAGCTCGCTAATGATCCAATTTTGTG GAAACGATTATACATGGAAGTTTTTGAATATACTCGCCCTATGATGCATCCTGAACCTGGCAAATTCTACCAGATTAATCCAGAAGAATATGAACACCCAAATCCCTGGAAAGAGAGTTTCCAGCAGTTG taTAAAGGTGCACATGTAAAGCCAGGATTTGCTGAACATTTCTACAGTAATCCTGCAAgatataaaggaagagaaaatatgttg tattatGATACAATTGAAGATGCCCTTGGTGGGGTACAAGAAGCTCATTTTGATGGACTTATCTTTGTTCATTCTGGAATATacactgatgaatggatatatatTGAATCTCCAATCACCATGATTGGTGCAG CACCTGGAAAAGTAGCAGATAAAGTTATTATTGAAAACACTAGAGATTCAACCTTCGTCTTTATGGAAGGTTCTGAGGATGCTTATGTTGGATATATGACAATAAGG TTTAATCCTGATGACAAATCTGCTCAACACCATAATGCACACCACTGCTTAGAGATTACAGTAAACTGTAGCCCTATTATTGATCACTGTATTATCCGAAGTACATGTACAG TTGGCTCTGCAGTATGTGTTAGTGGTCAAGGAGCATGTCCCACTATCAAACACTGTAACATCAGTGACTGTGAAAATGTTGGACTTTATATAACAGATCATGCACag GGAATATATGAGGATAATGAAATTTCCAATAATGCTTTAGCTGGGATTTGggttaaaaatcatggaaacccAATTATTAGACGGAATCATATCCATCACGGACGTGATGTTGGTGTGTTCACGTTTGATCATGGCATG ggTTACTTTGAAAGTTGCAACATACACAGAAACAGAATAGCAGGCTTTGAAGTAAAAGCCTATGCTAACCCCACAGTGGTTCGATGTGAAATTCATCATGGGCAGACTGGAGGAATATATGTGCATGAAAAAGGAAGAGGACAATTCATAGAGAATAAAATCTATGCAAACAACTTTGCAGGTGTATGGATTACCTCAAATAGTGACCCAACAATAAG GGGGAATTCTATATTTAATGGAAATCAAGGGGGAGTTTATATCTTTGGTGATGGACGAGGCCTTATTGAAGGAAATGACATTTATG gcaatGCATTAGCAGGAATTCAGATTAGGACAAACAGTTGTCCAATTGTTCGACATAACAAAATTCATGATGGCCAACATGGTGGGATTTATGTG caTGAGAAAGGACAAGGCGTAATAGAAGAGAATGAAGTTTATAGTAATACTCTGGCTGGGGTCTGGGTGACAACGGGCAGCACTCCAGTACTGAGAAGAAACAGGATACATAGTGGAAAGCAG gttggtgtttatttttatgacaatGGACATGGAGTGCTAGAGGACAATGATATCTATAATCATATGTATTCAGGGGTTCAGATAAG GACTGGAAGCAACCCCAAAATAAGACGCAACAAAATCTGGGGAGGACAAAATGGTGGAATTCTTGTTTATAATTCTG GTCTAGGCTGTAtagaagacaatgaaatatttGACAATGCAATGGCTGGAGTCTGGATTAAGACAGATAGTAATCCTAcactaagaagaaataaaatccatgatGGAAGAGATGGTGGCATCTGTATATTTAATGGGGGTCGAG gtCTCCttgaagaaaatgatattttcagGAATGCTCAAGCAGGTGTTCTCATCAGCACTAATAGTCATCCAGTcttaaggaaaaacagaatatttgatGGCTTTGCTGCag GTATTGAAATTACAAATCATGCAACTGCAACACTAGAAGGCAATCAGATTTTTAACAACCGGTTTGGAGGCTTATTTTTAGCATCTGGTGTTAATGTGACAATGAAAG ATAACAAAATAATGAACAATCAAGACGCCATAGAAAAGGCTGTTAGTAGAGGccaatgtttatataaaatatcaagtTATACCAGCTATCCCATGCATGATTTCTACAG ATGTCACACTTGTAACACCACAGATCGAAATGCCATATGTGTGAACTGCATTAAGAAGTGCCATCAGGGACATGATGTAGAATTTATTAGACATGATAGGTATGTAGCACACTTGCTTGCTCTGTTACCCACTTATGCGCCCCCCCCCCTCACTTTCCTAatttttgggttttcattttgctttaggTTTTTCTGTGACTGTGGTGCTGGAACACTGTCTAATCCTTGTACATTAGCTGGTGAGCCTACACATGATACAGATACACTATATGACTCTGCTCCACCTATAGAATCTAATACATTGCAGCACAACTGA